In the genome of Pempheris klunzingeri isolate RE-2024b chromosome 3, fPemKlu1.hap1, whole genome shotgun sequence, one region contains:
- the LOC139199319 gene encoding ras-related protein Rab-33B-like encodes MESSLEFSNSVGSVSSLLTRCRTFKVLVIGDSGVGKTCLTHRLCAGAFPSGVEATIGVDFRERQLDVGGEKLKLQLWDTAGQERFRKSMVQHYYRNVHAVLFIYDVTCPASFGGLTSWIEECRQNSVGQEIPRFLVGNKSDLRDLCRADSQVSQEQAMSFAKAHSMMFLETSAKSPPNKCVSSRRGDREVVYQHDNAEDIVMAVGAKLKRQKKPSAATGPSYSGTFKVLNKKKPEKDLWTCC; translated from the exons ATGGAGTCCTCCCTGGAGTTTTCCAACTCTGTGGGCAGCGTGTCCTCGCTGCTGACTCGCTGCAGGACCTTTAAGGTGCTGGTGATCGGGGACTCCGGTGTGGGGAAGACCTGCCTCACACACCGCCTCTGCGCAGGAGCGTTCCCCAGCGGAGTGGAGGCCACCATCGGGGTGGACTTCAGGGAAAGACAGCTGGATGTCGGCGGAGAGAAGCTCAAG cTCCAGCTGTGGGACACGGCAGGACAGGAACGTTTCCGCAAGTCCATGGTGCAACACTACTATCGTAATGTCCACGCTGTGCTCTTCATATATGATGTCACCTGTCCTGCCAGCTTTGGAGGCCTGACCTCCTGGATAGAAGAGTGCAGGCAGAACTCTGTGGGACAGGAAATCCCCAG GTTCCTGGTGGGTAACAAGAGTGACCTCCGTGACCTCTGCAGGGCTGACAGCCAGGTGAGCCAGGAGCAGGCCATGAGCTTTGCCAAAGcccacagcatgatgttttTGGAAACATCTGCCAAGAGCCCGCCAAACAAATGTGTTAGCAGTCGGCGAGGTGACAGGGAAGTGGTGTACCAGCATGATAACGCTGAGGATATTGTTATGGCTGTTGGTGCTAAACTGAAGAGGCAGAAGAAACCTTCAGCAGCAACTGGCCCGTCCTACAGCGGGACCTTCAAAGTCCTGAACAAGAAGAAACCAGAGAAAGACCTGTGGACCTGCTGCTGA